The genomic segment GGATGTTTATCCACCTGTTCCAGGGAGGCTTTGAATCGCTCAATCAGTTGCTCCTTCTCAATACTTCGTTCAATCCTGTTGATTTCTTCCCTGTCATAGACTGGGACAGACTCCAGCTTCTGTGCACTGCGACTGAGTACCTGCTCATGGCGTTCAATGATCGGCTTCAGTTCTGCCTTCAGCTTTTCCTTCTGAATCTCAAGTTTATCAATTTCAGTCAGCTCTTTTGAGAAGTAGTCCCGATTGATATGAAAAAGCTGCTCCAGAGTTGGCAAATACTTCTTCGGGATATTCTGTTTGCCTTTCAGCCACAGATTAATATTTTGTTTCTTAATCCCCAGCCGGTCGGCCAGTTCAAGCTGCTGCATGTTGTAGAGCCCAAGAACATACTCCAAACCGATCAATTCATCACCACCCGTTCGGGCATTACCAATTGTCTCGGTCAATAATATTTTAAATCCGCTTATTGACTGAGTCAATATTTTCTGCTATTTTTGTGTTGTGAGCCACACGATGTATTTCACAACTGCCTCCCGGATCCCAAAACCAGCCAGTTGCCCTGTGATATACAAGCATGGTTACTAACTCTATTATGGTCAAAACAGGAAGAAGTCTCAATATCGCCGGCATGACTTTTTTCTGATTCATGGTCTCAATAGGCGTTAAACCTTGCTCAACGGGTTGCCGCTTCCTGACCAGGGGACACCGGGACGCGAAAAATGGAGGGATGTTCATGCAGCTGACCCTGGTTCCCGTTCCATATGTGCAGACAAAAAAAGGGCTTACCGCCCAGTCAAAGGTGAACATACTGAAAACGATTGAGCACATGGACGAGGAGATTGAACGTTTGAAAGAATCAAAACTGGCGCTTGATGAAGCAAAACGGATTGTGTTAACAGAGCAACTGAAAGGCATGAAAATGGCACTTGAGTTAACCGGTTATACGTTAATGTATCGATAAATTATGACATTGGAGGCGTTTTTATGAAGAAGTTATGGTTTCTGCCACTGGCATTTATTCTTGTTTTTTCACTGAGTGCATGCACTGAGGATGTATCGGTTGGAAGCAGCTCATCAGATTCCAGTGCGGCTTCCAGCAGTAAAGCCCCGAAAGAAAAAATCCATAAGCAGGCGAAGCTCAATTTTTCCAACACTTCTGCGCAGCAAACGACAAAAGTAGATTCAGCCGAGATCAGGGATGTGACCGATCTCAATCTGGTTGACAATGAATTTGATCAAGTGAAATATGCGCTGCTTGTCCACATGAGCGTATCGAACAAGGCACCGGATGCGGCATCCACTTACCCCTCTCAGGGACATGTCGTACTTGCTGATGGGACGCAAATTGAAGGACTCGTTGGCGCCGACGTGAATATTGATGATGCCTTCAAAGATGGAGAAATTGCCAATGGAGCAACTGTATCCGGTTACGTGGTTTTTCCGTTAAAAGAAGACCAGGCTGAGAAATTTACGAAAGGCTCATTCAAATTCAGTGTTTTAGCCGGGGACGAAATGTTTACAGAGAAAAACTACACCGTTGATATGGCATTCTAATTCTGGGGGGAACTGCATTGAAAAAGAAGTTAAAGTTAAATATCTTTACAGGAATTGCTGATATCATTATGGCCTTCCTGATCATGATTTCCTGGTTTGCCGTCTTCTTTGCGGCAGTAGGAGACGCAGCGACAGGAACGCAGGCAACCGGAGGAGTCGGTACCTTCTTCTACGTTTGTGCCGGAATTACGCTGATCTTGCATATCATTGCCTTAGTGAAATCAAAAAAAGCCGGCATCTCTATTGTCGGCCACGTGCTCGGAATTGTCGGCATGGGCTGTTTTCTGATCACCATGTTTCTCGCTCTCCCGGCATTTGTCCTGGCGATCCTGGCGGCTATTTTTACCCTGTTACAAAAAAATGTGGATTCATCCGACAGTCTAAGCAAATAAAGCAAAAGCCCTGTGTGCAGGGCTTTTTGTCGTATACCCGTTTTCCGTTTCATGCGGTGGGACGGCCCGCGTGTTCTTCGGAATGATCGTGCGGTAGTTTCTGCAGCTTTGGTCATAACAAAGACAACGACGTAAACAAGGAAAGTAATCTGGGATACTCTTATCGGTTGGGGATCCGGTTAAGCGCCTGATCAGATGCATAGACGGAAAAATTCCGCTTACGTTAGTCATTAAATTTAAGAATAGCTAAGATAGACGGAGAGATTCCGCCTATTGACTCAGAAACCGGGAAAATGGAGCTTGTTGCCTGGCATAAGCGGAAAACTTCCGCTTATATACCCTCCGAAAAGCGTGCCGTTCTGCCCTAACCGGAAAATATCCGCTTATTTTACTTTCTGCTCTCAGGACAAAACATCTTAGGACAAGTAAGTGAGATGAAAACTCTTGCAAGATGGGAGATGGCCTGTGGCGGCTTTGAAAGGGATCACAATATGTTGAAGAAGATTTACCCGGCCAAGAGATAATCCGGAAAAGTTGCACCGCTTAGATTGACGTGATGAAAAAAAGCAACATCGCAAAAAGTTCTATAATCCATCCTGTTGACAGGTTCTCTATTATCATATACCCTTGGTTTGGAGGGGTAACCCCTTTCATTTACCAAAATAAAAAAGAAAGACCGAATTTCGGCCTTTCTCAAAAAAACACTATTGCTGTGCGACCTGTTTAGCTGGCTTGGGACGCTACTAAATTAGTCGTATATTTTTTCTTTTTATCCAAACTAAAATCTGTGACAACTGAGACGCCTATGCCTGCATATTTACTCATGTCGTTGAAGACGGTATCAACATTGCCAAGTGAAATTTTGGCTGTAACCAGTTTTCCTGGGTGGAGACGCTGCTTTTCAACCATCTGAAGCATTCTCGGATATTCGGAAATCGGCATACCGAACGAGCCAGAGAACTGAATTTCACGGTCGACAATTTCATTCAGTGGAATATTCAGCATCCCTTCGTTTTTAAAAGAGGTCATCCCGATTTGGACATGTCTGCCCTTCTTGTTGAGGCTGCGGATGGCATTAAGCATGGTTTCCTGAATACCTAATGCATCAACTGAGACATCGGCACCGCCCTTTGTCAGTTCCATAACGGCTTCAGGTGCTTTTTCTTTTTTACTGTTGATTGTGGCTACGGCACCCAGTTTTTTCGCAAATTTGAGCTTTTTATCGTCAATGTCTACGGCGATGACATTGGCACCGTAGGCTGTCGCAATCTGAATAGCTGATAATCCTACGCCACCGGCTCCGTACACGACAACCCATTCACCGCCGCGCACTTTTCCTCGTGTCGTCACACCATGAAAGGCAGTCATATAACGGCAACCCATGGCACTGGCATCAGTAAAATCGACGCCTTCCGGGAGTGCAACCAAATTGTAATCTGCTTTAGGAATCCGGACATATTCAGCAAAACCACCATTATAGGTAAAACCGGGCATAATTTGATGGTCGCAGACATTGGAATGACCAGCAAGACAATGCGGGCATGTCCCATCGCCCTGAGTGAATGGAACAATGACACGATCACCTTTTTTAAAATTATGAACATCTT from the Sporolactobacillus sp. Y61 genome contains:
- a CDS encoding YdaS family helix-turn-helix protein — its product is MTETIGNARTGGDELIGLEYVLGLYNMQQLELADRLGIKKQNINLWLKGKQNIPKKYLPTLEQLFHINRDYFSKELTEIDKLEIQKEKLKAELKPIIERHEQVLSRSAQKLESVPVYDREEINRIERSIEKEQLIERFKASLEQVDKHPYMDTYRIMMALLEKAGSEIILQKTIQGLAHYLNVLPGDITTGPEQEEFEAALFEVLDDYNF
- a CDS encoding DUF4352 domain-containing protein, which gives rise to MKKLWFLPLAFILVFSLSACTEDVSVGSSSSDSSAASSSKAPKEKIHKQAKLNFSNTSAQQTTKVDSAEIRDVTDLNLVDNEFDQVKYALLVHMSVSNKAPDAASTYPSQGHVVLADGTQIEGLVGADVNIDDAFKDGEIANGATVSGYVVFPLKEDQAEKFTKGSFKFSVLAGDEMFTEKNYTVDMAF
- a CDS encoding transporter — translated: MKKKLKLNIFTGIADIIMAFLIMISWFAVFFAAVGDAATGTQATGGVGTFFYVCAGITLILHIIALVKSKKAGISIVGHVLGIVGMGCFLITMFLALPAFVLAILAAIFTLLQKNVDSSDSLSK
- a CDS encoding zinc-dependent alcohol dehydrogenase family protein, whose product is MKAAVLTAFKKPLSLEKVPDPELTSDGVIVKLKATGVCRSDWHGWMGEWTGFIAPLPHILGHEMSGYVEEVGKDVHNFKKGDRVIVPFTQGDGTCPHCLAGHSNVCDHQIMPGFTYNGGFAEYVRIPKADYNLVALPEGVDFTDASAMGCRYMTAFHGVTTRGKVRGGEWVVVYGAGGVGLSAIQIATAYGANVIAVDIDDKKLKFAKKLGAVATINSKKEKAPEAVMELTKGGADVSVDALGIQETMLNAIRSLNKKGRHVQIGMTSFKNEGMLNIPLNEIVDREIQFSGSFGMPISEYPRMLQMVEKQRLHPGKLVTAKISLGNVDTVFNDMSKYAGIGVSVVTDFSLDKKKKYTTNLVASQAS